One stretch of Nitrosococcus watsonii C-113 DNA includes these proteins:
- the secG gene encoding preprotein translocase subunit SecG encodes MHSVLLVFHIVVAIALVGLVLIQHGKGADAGAAFGSGASATVFGARGSGSFLTRASAILAAAFFITSLSLAYFSVRKPQETSVTQTTKPRVIADENMVIPSLPKDEDEEGVVKKSLEGDRQLDPNQGKEAESSESLAAPSEIPALPSEVSPEQ; translated from the coding sequence ATGCATAGTGTACTATTAGTTTTTCATATTGTGGTCGCCATAGCGTTAGTTGGCTTAGTGCTTATTCAGCATGGTAAAGGGGCTGATGCGGGCGCTGCTTTCGGTAGCGGTGCATCGGCAACCGTTTTCGGGGCGCGTGGCTCAGGGAGTTTTCTTACCCGGGCTAGTGCTATACTAGCGGCGGCATTTTTTATCACCAGCTTATCATTGGCTTATTTTTCTGTGCGAAAGCCCCAGGAAACCAGTGTTACCCAAACTACGAAGCCAAGGGTTATTGCTGATGAAAATATGGTGATCCCTTCTTTACCTAAAGATGAGGATGAAGAGGGGGTGGTTAAAAAGTCTCTTGAAGGTGATCGGCAGCTAGATCCTAACCAAGGAAAGGAGGCGGAGTCCTCTGAATCCCTAGCAGCGCCCTCCGAGATTCCAGCATTGCCGTCCGAGGTGTCGCCTGAGCAATAA
- a CDS encoding NADH-quinone oxidoreductase subunit A, with product MLENYIPVLVFIIVSLLLGGVMMVLGFGLAPYRPDREKISPYECGFEAFEDARMKFDVRYYLVAILFIIFDLEIAFLFPWAVVLDDIGLFGFFSMVVFLAILVVGFVYEWKKGALEWE from the coding sequence ATGCTTGAGAATTACATTCCTGTTTTAGTGTTCATCATCGTTAGTCTACTGCTGGGCGGCGTTATGATGGTTCTAGGCTTTGGTTTAGCGCCATATCGCCCCGACCGCGAGAAAATCTCTCCTTATGAATGCGGGTTTGAAGCATTCGAAGATGCACGCATGAAATTTGATGTTCGTTACTACTTAGTAGCGATTCTATTTATTATTTTTGATCTTGAAATTGCTTTTCTTTTTCCATGGGCCGTAGTTCTAGATGATATCGGCCTATTTGGCTTTTTCTCTATGGTTGTCTTTTTGGCCATCTTAGTTGTTGGCTTTGTCTATGAATGGAAAAAAGGAGCCTTAGAATGGGAATAG
- a CDS encoding NuoB/complex I 20 kDa subunit family protein, which produces MGIEGVLERGVVTTTADKLINWARTGSLWPMTFGLACCAVEMMHAGASRYDMDRFGVIFRPSPRQSDVMIVAGTLVNKMAPALRKVYDQMSEPRWVISMGSCANGGGYYHYSYSVVRGCDRIVPVDIYVPGCPPTAEALLYGIIQLQNKIKRNYTIAR; this is translated from the coding sequence ATGGGAATAGAAGGCGTACTGGAGCGTGGCGTTGTCACGACCACTGCCGACAAGCTCATCAATTGGGCGAGAACGGGTTCTCTTTGGCCGATGACTTTTGGTCTTGCGTGCTGCGCTGTTGAGATGATGCATGCAGGGGCTTCCCGCTACGACATGGATCGCTTCGGCGTTATTTTCCGTCCTAGCCCACGCCAATCTGATGTAATGATTGTTGCCGGAACCCTAGTGAATAAAATGGCGCCTGCCCTGCGTAAGGTTTATGATCAAATGTCAGAGCCACGTTGGGTCATCTCCATGGGCTCTTGCGCCAACGGTGGGGGTTACTACCATTACTCCTATTCCGTCGTCCGTGGTTGTGATCGTATCGTGCCAGTTGATATTTATGTTCCTGGTTGTCCTCCGACCGCCGAAGCTTTGCTCTACGGTATTATTCAGCTACAGAATAAGATAAAGCGCAATTATACCATTGCCCGATAG
- a CDS encoding NADH-quinone oxidoreductase subunit C, translated as MANGVADLRRRVEGRFDGEIGSCRLDRGELTIEVPRESYFAVCKTLRDEEDFGFEQLIDLCGVDYLEHGVADWATRKATAQGFGRAVERRQHKEQAWAGLRFAVVVHLLSVRHNWRLRVRTFVDEEILVVPSVIQLWASANWFEREAFDLFGILFDGHPDLRRILTDYGFIGHPFRKDFPLSGNVEMRYDPEQQRVIYEPVSIEPRVLVPRVIRDDHRYQIKASGGNGHG; from the coding sequence ATGGCGAACGGTGTAGCAGATTTACGAAGACGTGTTGAGGGCCGTTTCGATGGTGAAATAGGCTCCTGCCGCCTCGACCGTGGGGAGCTCACAATTGAGGTGCCCCGTGAATCTTATTTTGCGGTTTGTAAAACGCTGCGAGATGAAGAAGATTTTGGCTTTGAGCAATTAATTGATCTCTGTGGCGTGGACTACCTGGAGCATGGAGTCGCCGATTGGGCGACCAGGAAAGCAACGGCACAAGGTTTTGGCCGTGCTGTAGAACGAAGGCAGCACAAAGAGCAGGCTTGGGCTGGGTTGCGTTTTGCCGTAGTCGTTCACCTTCTTTCGGTACGGCATAACTGGCGTTTGCGAGTGCGAACGTTTGTAGATGAAGAAATTCTGGTAGTGCCTTCGGTGATCCAACTCTGGGCCTCAGCCAATTGGTTCGAACGCGAGGCTTTTGACTTATTTGGTATTTTATTTGATGGCCATCCTGATCTGCGGCGTATTTTGACGGATTACGGTTTTATTGGTCACCCTTTCCGTAAGGATTTCCCCCTAAGCGGTAATGTAGAGATGCGCTACGATCCCGAGCAGCAGCGGGTTATCTACGAACCTGTAAGTATTGAACCTCGAGTACTGGTACCCCGGGTGATTCGCGATGATCACCGCTACCAAATCAAGGCTTCGGGGGGTAACGGCCATGGCTGA